In a single window of the Jiangella alba genome:
- a CDS encoding ABC transporter ATP-binding protein, whose product MSTAPAVEIASLVKRYNAVTAVDGLSFQVAAGTITAVLGPNGAGKTTTVEICEGFRRPDAGSVRVLGLDPWRDGADLRPRVGVMLQDGAGFYPGARPVELLAHLAKLHASPLDVPMLVARLGLEPLARGRAPLRRLSGGERQRVALAAALVGRPELVFLDEPTAGLDPQGRRATWQLLDELRAAGVTVVLTTHLIDEAERLADHVVIIDAGRVLAEGTPQELTSGVSDDVIRFGGPPRLDVGSLLAALPDGAAVREVAPGSYEVTAPVDPRLLATLTSWCAANDILAEGLQVGHRSLEDVYLELIGASAGRTAP is encoded by the coding sequence ATGAGCACAGCGCCGGCCGTCGAGATCGCCTCTCTGGTCAAGCGCTACAACGCCGTCACCGCCGTCGACGGGCTGTCCTTCCAGGTGGCGGCCGGGACGATCACCGCCGTCCTCGGCCCGAACGGCGCCGGCAAGACGACGACCGTCGAGATCTGCGAGGGCTTCCGCCGCCCCGACGCCGGCTCCGTCCGCGTGCTCGGGCTCGATCCCTGGCGCGACGGCGCCGACCTGCGGCCGCGGGTGGGCGTCATGCTGCAGGACGGCGCCGGCTTCTACCCCGGCGCGCGGCCGGTCGAGCTGCTCGCTCACCTGGCCAAGCTGCACGCGTCGCCGCTCGACGTCCCGATGCTGGTGGCGCGGCTGGGCCTGGAGCCGCTGGCACGCGGGCGGGCGCCGCTGCGGCGGCTGTCCGGTGGCGAGCGGCAGCGGGTCGCGCTGGCGGCGGCGCTGGTCGGCCGGCCGGAACTGGTCTTCCTCGACGAGCCGACCGCCGGGCTGGACCCGCAGGGCCGCCGCGCGACGTGGCAGTTGCTGGACGAGCTGCGGGCGGCCGGGGTCACCGTCGTGCTGACGACGCACCTCATCGACGAGGCCGAGCGGCTCGCCGACCACGTCGTCATCATCGACGCCGGCCGGGTCCTCGCCGAGGGGACGCCGCAGGAGCTGACCAGCGGCGTCTCCGACGACGTCATCCGCTTCGGCGGCCCGCCCCGCCTGGACGTCGGGTCGCTGCTGGCGGCGCTGCCGGACGGCGCCGCGGTGCGCGAGGTGGCGCCCGGCTCGTACGAGGTGACGGCCCCGGTCGATCCGCGCCTGCTGGCCACGCTGACCTCCTGGTGCGCGGCGAACGACATCCTCGC